A stretch of Microbacterium sp. LWH3-1.2 DNA encodes these proteins:
- a CDS encoding OsmC family peroxiredoxin translates to MTVTSEATTLWKGGLFDGSGETTFVSSGIGTFPVNWKARSEGSTSVTTPEELIAAAHASCFSMAFSLALAENGTPPESIDTTASVTFKPGTGITGSHLNVNAVVPGLGPEDFERLAEAAKRGCPVSQALAGIEITLEATLA, encoded by the coding sequence ATGACCGTTACCAGCGAAGCCACCACGCTCTGGAAGGGCGGGCTGTTCGACGGCTCCGGTGAGACCACCTTCGTGTCGTCGGGCATCGGCACCTTCCCCGTCAACTGGAAGGCGCGCAGCGAGGGGTCCACGTCGGTCACGACGCCCGAGGAGCTCATCGCCGCCGCGCACGCGTCGTGCTTCAGCATGGCGTTCTCGCTCGCTCTCGCCGAGAACGGCACTCCCCCGGAGTCGATCGACACGACCGCCTCGGTCACGTTCAAGCCGGGCACGGGCATCACCGGCAGCCACCTGAACGTCAACGCGGTCGTCCCGGGACTCGGGCCCGAGGACTTCGAACGTCTCGCAGAGGCCGCGAAGCGCGGCTGCCCCGTCTCGCAGGCCCTCGCGGGCATCGAGATCACCCTTGAGGCGACGCTTGCCTGA
- the dapA gene encoding 4-hydroxy-tetrahydrodipicolinate synthase encodes MTHTGNPFGQVLVALVTPMTADGEVDWPAVEKHIDDVITAGADGIVVTGTTGETSTLTDAEKIRLVEVGKDVAAGRAKIITGGGSNETAHAIELYKASEKVGADGIMIVTPYYNKPTQAGILTHFRLVADATDLPVILYDIPGRTGVPIRYETILRLAKHPNILAIKDAKGDFSEVSRVLNQTDLMYFSGDDANVLPHLAIGATGLIGVTANIAAQPYRAIVDAVNTGDLKTATAAHQQLEPLVRAVMTHVPGTVSTKYILHGLGRIGSPRVRLPLVGPEEWEAAKIEDELALVSHVPGADFSNFRPDRNAAAGGALPKVSGTTR; translated from the coding sequence ATGACGCATACGGGCAATCCCTTCGGACAGGTGCTCGTCGCGCTCGTCACCCCCATGACGGCCGACGGCGAGGTCGACTGGCCCGCTGTCGAGAAGCACATCGATGACGTCATCACCGCGGGGGCCGACGGCATCGTCGTCACCGGCACCACGGGCGAGACGTCGACCCTCACCGATGCGGAGAAGATCCGCCTCGTCGAGGTCGGAAAGGATGTCGCCGCCGGCCGCGCCAAGATCATCACGGGCGGCGGGTCGAACGAGACCGCGCACGCGATCGAGCTCTACAAGGCCAGCGAGAAGGTCGGCGCCGACGGCATCATGATCGTCACGCCGTACTACAACAAGCCCACGCAGGCGGGCATCCTCACGCACTTCCGCCTGGTCGCCGACGCGACCGATCTGCCGGTGATCCTGTACGACATCCCGGGCCGCACCGGCGTGCCGATCCGCTACGAAACGATCCTGCGCCTCGCCAAGCACCCGAACATCCTCGCCATCAAGGACGCCAAGGGCGACTTCAGCGAGGTGAGCCGCGTGCTCAACCAGACCGACCTGATGTACTTCTCGGGCGACGACGCCAACGTGCTGCCGCACCTCGCGATCGGCGCGACCGGCCTCATCGGCGTCACCGCGAACATCGCGGCCCAGCCGTACCGCGCCATCGTCGACGCCGTGAACACCGGCGACCTGAAGACCGCGACCGCCGCGCACCAGCAGCTCGAGCCGCTCGTGCGCGCCGTGATGACGCACGTGCCCGGCACGGTGTCGACGAAGTACATCCTCCACGGCCTCGGCCGCATCGGCAGCCCGCGCGTGCGGCTGCCACTGGTCGGACCGGAGGAGTGGGAGGCCGCCAAGATCGAGGACGAGCTCGCTCTCGTGAGCCATGTTCCCGGCGCCGACTTCTCGAACTTCCGCCCCGACCGCAACGCCGCCGCCGGCGGCGCACTGCCGAAGGTCTCGGGCACCACGAGATGA
- a CDS encoding SDR family NAD(P)-dependent oxidoreductase: MAKTALITGASSGLGAEYARQLAAKGAHLVLVARDRQALEQLAVRLRSTYGVEVEVLGADLLKRRQRERVEARVADEARPVEILVNNAGFGLPLAFERNDIEDEVRHLELHVEVPMRLTHAALGAMLARGHGRIINVASVAAFIPRSTYGAGKGWLVSFSRWANGRYGPRGVTVTAVCPGYTHTNFHQRLGLPPGQEGVPDGMWLDARDVVDESLRDAARGRAVSIPSRRYRVLVALARFAPPSLAARLGERGR, encoded by the coding sequence ATGGCGAAGACGGCGCTCATCACCGGTGCGAGTTCGGGTCTCGGCGCGGAGTACGCGCGCCAGCTCGCGGCGAAGGGCGCGCATCTCGTGCTCGTCGCCCGCGACCGGCAGGCCCTCGAGCAGCTCGCCGTCCGGCTGCGGTCGACCTACGGGGTCGAGGTCGAGGTGCTCGGCGCCGACCTGCTCAAGCGCCGCCAGCGCGAGCGGGTCGAGGCGCGCGTGGCCGACGAGGCCCGGCCCGTCGAGATCCTCGTGAACAACGCGGGGTTCGGGCTGCCGCTGGCGTTCGAGCGCAACGACATCGAGGACGAGGTGCGCCACCTCGAACTGCACGTCGAGGTGCCCATGCGCCTGACGCACGCCGCGCTCGGCGCGATGCTCGCGCGAGGGCACGGGCGCATCATCAACGTCGCATCGGTCGCGGCGTTCATCCCGCGCTCCACCTACGGCGCCGGCAAGGGGTGGCTCGTGAGCTTCAGCCGGTGGGCGAACGGTCGCTACGGCCCGCGCGGAGTGACGGTGACCGCGGTGTGCCCCGGGTACACCCACACGAACTTCCACCAGCGCCTCGGACTGCCCCCGGGGCAGGAGGGCGTGCCCGACGGAATGTGGCTCGACGCCCGCGATGTCGTGGACGAGTCCCTGCGTGACGCCGCCCGCGGCAGAGCGGTGTCGATCCCCTCGCGGCGGTACAGGGTGCTCGTCGCCCTCGCGCGGTTCGCGCCCCCGTCGCTGGCCGCCCGTCTCGGAGAGCGCGGTCGCTGA
- a CDS encoding thymidylate synthase, whose product MSPSAGIVAAVTTPIPTPYEDLLRDVLEHGTHKDDRTGTGTTSAFGRQIRFDLSQGFPLITTKRVHFKSIAYELLWFLRGESNVAWLQENGVTIWDEWADASGELGPVYGVQWRSWPTPSGEHIDQIALVIDQIRANPDSRRLIVSAWNPADIPDMALAPCHAMFQFYVADGKLSCQLYQRSADLFLGVPFNIASYALLTLMVAQQAGLEPGDFVWTGGDCHIYDNHVEQVREQLTREPYPYPTLRIARMPESIFDYRYDDFVLEDYQHHPAIRGAVAV is encoded by the coding sequence ATGTCGCCGAGCGCGGGTATCGTGGCAGCCGTGACGACGCCGATCCCGACCCCGTACGAAGACCTTCTGCGTGACGTGCTCGAGCACGGCACCCACAAGGACGACCGCACCGGCACCGGCACGACGAGTGCGTTCGGCCGTCAGATCCGGTTCGACCTCTCGCAGGGCTTCCCCCTCATCACGACCAAGCGCGTGCACTTCAAGTCGATCGCGTACGAGCTGCTGTGGTTCCTGCGCGGCGAGTCCAACGTGGCGTGGCTGCAGGAGAACGGCGTCACCATCTGGGACGAATGGGCGGATGCCTCGGGCGAGCTGGGCCCCGTCTACGGTGTGCAATGGCGGTCGTGGCCGACTCCGTCGGGCGAGCACATCGATCAGATCGCGCTCGTGATCGACCAGATCCGCGCGAACCCGGATTCCCGCCGCTTGATCGTGTCGGCGTGGAACCCGGCCGACATCCCCGACATGGCGCTGGCCCCCTGCCACGCGATGTTCCAGTTCTACGTGGCCGACGGCAAGCTCTCGTGCCAGCTGTACCAGCGCAGCGCCGACCTCTTCCTCGGCGTGCCCTTCAACATCGCGTCGTACGCGCTGCTGACGCTCATGGTCGCGCAGCAGGCGGGGCTCGAGCCCGGCGACTTCGTGTGGACCGGCGGCGACTGTCACATCTACGACAACCACGTCGAGCAGGTGCGCGAGCAGCTCACCCGCGAGCCGTACCCGTACCCCACGCTGCGCATCGCGCGGATGCCCGAGTCGATCTTCGATTACCGCTACGACGACTTCGTGCTCGAGGACTACCAGCACCACCCCGCGATCCGCGGGGCGGTCGCGGTATGA
- a CDS encoding TlpA family protein disulfide reductase → MNLVGALITLAVLLAATVALGVYLNWRQSRARRDVAHEVIEPHRLGADGLGEVATLLQFSTELCARCPGVHRTLAAIAADHEGVRHLDVDLTHRPDIAKHFHVLQTPTTLVLDRSGVVQTRFGGAPGRDVLELELNRLIAEDANV, encoded by the coding sequence GTGAACCTCGTCGGCGCCCTCATCACCCTCGCCGTGCTCCTCGCGGCGACGGTGGCGCTCGGTGTCTACCTGAACTGGCGTCAGTCGCGGGCCCGCCGCGATGTCGCGCACGAGGTCATCGAACCTCACCGCCTCGGCGCCGACGGGCTCGGCGAAGTCGCCACCCTGCTGCAGTTCAGCACCGAGCTCTGCGCGCGCTGTCCCGGCGTGCACCGGACGCTCGCGGCCATCGCCGCCGACCACGAGGGCGTGCGCCACCTCGATGTGGACCTCACGCACCGTCCCGACATCGCCAAGCACTTCCACGTGCTCCAGACGCCGACCACCCTCGTGCTCGACCGCAGCGGCGTGGTGCAGACCCGCTTCGGCGGGGCGCCCGGGCGCGACGTGCTCGAGCTCGAGCTGAACCGCCTGATCGCGGAGGACGCGAATGTCTGA
- a CDS encoding ribonuclease J has product MPTTPYDPPELEAGTLRVIPLGGLGEVGRNMTVFEYGGKLLVVDCGVLFPEEHQPGVDLILPDFEPLKKRLDDIVGVVLTHGHEDHIGAVPYLLKLKSDIPIIGSGLTLALTEAKLKEHRIKPYSLTVAEGQSENLGPFELEFVAVNHSIPDALAVAIRTPAGLVLATGDFKMDQLPLDGRLTDLRAFSRLGEEGVDLFLVDSTNADVPGFTPLERSIGPVLDQVIGKAPRRVIVASFSSHVHRVQQVLDAAAAHGRRVALLGRSMLRNMTIAEDLGYLHVPEGVLIDYKKARDLPDDQIVYMSTGSQGEPMAVLSRMANLDHAIEPGPGDTVILASSLIPGNENAVYRVIDGLTKLGANVVHKGNAKVHVSGHAAAGELLYCYNILKPKNVLPVHGEYRHLMANARLAQDTGIEPERTILAENGTVIDLKGGVAHIVGQLDLGFVYVDGSTVGEITDADLKDRRILGEEGFISVIVVVDASTGNVISGPEVHARGFAEDDAVFEDVKPKIAAALAEAAKSGVRDSHALSQVVRRTIGRWVNQSLRRRPMIVPLVIEA; this is encoded by the coding sequence ATGCCCACCACCCCGTACGACCCGCCCGAGCTCGAGGCAGGAACCCTGCGGGTCATCCCGCTCGGCGGCCTCGGTGAGGTCGGCCGCAACATGACCGTATTCGAGTACGGGGGCAAGCTTCTCGTCGTCGACTGCGGCGTGCTGTTCCCCGAGGAGCACCAGCCGGGCGTCGACCTGATCCTCCCCGACTTCGAGCCGCTCAAGAAGCGGCTCGACGACATCGTCGGCGTCGTGCTCACGCACGGTCACGAAGACCACATCGGCGCGGTGCCCTATCTGCTTAAGCTCAAGAGCGACATCCCGATCATCGGATCCGGCCTGACGCTCGCGCTCACCGAGGCGAAGCTCAAAGAGCATCGCATCAAGCCCTACAGCCTGACGGTCGCAGAGGGCCAGAGCGAGAACCTCGGGCCCTTCGAGCTCGAGTTCGTCGCGGTGAACCACTCGATCCCCGACGCTCTCGCCGTCGCGATCCGCACTCCCGCCGGTCTCGTGCTCGCGACCGGCGACTTCAAGATGGACCAGCTGCCGCTCGACGGCCGGCTGACGGACCTCCGTGCGTTCTCGCGGCTGGGGGAGGAGGGCGTCGACCTCTTCCTCGTCGACTCCACCAACGCCGACGTGCCGGGCTTCACCCCCCTCGAGCGCTCGATCGGTCCGGTGCTCGACCAGGTGATCGGAAAGGCCCCGCGGCGAGTCATCGTCGCGAGCTTCTCGAGCCATGTCCACCGCGTGCAGCAGGTGCTGGACGCCGCGGCAGCACACGGGCGCCGCGTGGCCCTCCTCGGCCGCAGCATGCTCCGCAACATGACGATCGCCGAGGACCTGGGCTACCTGCATGTGCCCGAGGGTGTGCTCATCGACTACAAGAAGGCGCGCGACCTGCCCGACGACCAGATCGTCTACATGTCGACGGGCTCGCAGGGCGAGCCGATGGCCGTGCTCAGTCGGATGGCGAACCTCGACCACGCGATCGAGCCCGGTCCTGGCGACACCGTCATCCTGGCGTCGAGCCTCATCCCGGGCAACGAGAACGCGGTCTACCGCGTGATCGACGGGCTGACGAAACTGGGCGCGAACGTGGTGCATAAGGGCAACGCCAAGGTGCATGTGTCGGGCCACGCCGCCGCCGGCGAGCTGCTCTACTGCTACAACATCCTGAAGCCGAAGAACGTGCTCCCGGTGCACGGCGAGTACCGCCACCTGATGGCGAACGCGCGTCTCGCGCAGGACACCGGCATCGAGCCCGAGCGCACGATCCTCGCCGAGAACGGCACGGTGATCGACCTCAAGGGCGGCGTCGCGCACATCGTCGGCCAGCTCGACCTCGGCTTCGTCTACGTCGACGGATCGACCGTCGGGGAGATCACGGATGCCGACCTCAAGGACCGCCGCATCCTCGGCGAAGAGGGATTCATCTCGGTGATCGTCGTCGTGGACGCCTCGACCGGAAATGTCATCTCCGGCCCCGAGGTGCACGCGCGCGGCTTCGCCGAGGACGACGCCGTGTTCGAGGACGTCAAGCCGAAGATCGCCGCCGCGCTCGCCGAGGCCGCCAAGTCCGGCGTCCGCGACTCGCACGCGCTGTCGCAGGTGGTGCGCCGCACGATCGGCCGCTGGGTCAACCAGTCGCTGCGCCGCCGGCCGATGATCGTGCCCCTCGTCATCGAGGCGTAA
- a CDS encoding endonuclease domain-containing protein: protein MSAGRAYGLWLLDDGEQEPVHTWIDQKHHAVRIALHPAPEEGACCAFHCDIAVDDPTLASVGILHCLRQILGCRGDEAFFAALESALRQGMLDDASRERLKLTLPAASRWLVDFARSDADSGLESLVRLRLRTHGLALTPQVAVPGVGVVDFVIGDCLIVEADGDTHDGPSRHRDRVRDAVAMALGFVTLRFDYALIVHDWEAVEAAILAAVSRNLHRSPAGLTWRPRAVSARRGTQHPSPASVRMPKDG, encoded by the coding sequence GTGAGCGCAGGACGCGCCTACGGACTGTGGCTTCTCGACGACGGGGAGCAGGAGCCGGTCCACACCTGGATCGACCAGAAGCACCACGCGGTGCGGATAGCCCTTCACCCCGCGCCGGAAGAAGGCGCATGCTGCGCATTCCACTGCGACATCGCCGTCGACGATCCGACGTTGGCGTCCGTCGGCATCCTCCACTGTCTCCGGCAGATCCTCGGGTGCCGGGGCGATGAGGCGTTCTTCGCGGCGCTCGAGTCAGCACTGCGGCAGGGCATGCTCGATGATGCCTCCCGGGAGCGGCTGAAGCTCACCCTCCCCGCTGCATCGCGCTGGCTCGTCGACTTCGCGCGCTCCGACGCCGACAGCGGGCTCGAATCCCTCGTTCGGCTCCGGCTCCGCACGCACGGGCTCGCGCTGACCCCGCAGGTCGCCGTTCCGGGAGTCGGAGTGGTCGACTTCGTCATCGGCGACTGCCTGATCGTCGAGGCCGACGGCGACACTCACGACGGGCCGTCCCGGCATCGTGACCGCGTACGCGACGCCGTGGCGATGGCGCTCGGCTTCGTCACGCTTCGCTTCGACTACGCGCTCATCGTCCACGACTGGGAGGCCGTCGAAGCCGCGATCCTGGCCGCGGTCTCCCGGAACCTGCACCGGAGCCCGGCCGGCCTGACGTGGCGACCACGAGCCGTCTCCGCCCGTCGCGGCACGCAGCATCCGTCCCCTGCTTCCGTCCGAATGCCGAAGGACGGGTGA
- a CDS encoding GNAT family N-acetyltransferase, giving the protein MASSFRIRPAVSADGAFLGDMVVEAANWRQGGARPRHEVLGGADHRRYVAGWMRPGDAGFVAEDTNRESVGAAWYRMLPRDDPGFGYVGTGVPELIIGVRPIWRAHGVGRALLQRLCEHAGAQGFARISLSVERGNFASTLYRSEGFAVTQSGSGRDTMVKRLR; this is encoded by the coding sequence GTGGCCTCCTCGTTCCGCATCCGCCCCGCCGTGTCGGCGGACGGCGCCTTCCTCGGTGACATGGTCGTCGAGGCGGCCAACTGGCGCCAGGGCGGCGCGCGGCCCCGTCACGAGGTGCTCGGCGGCGCCGACCACCGGCGCTACGTGGCCGGCTGGATGCGGCCGGGCGACGCCGGCTTCGTGGCCGAGGACACCAACCGCGAGTCGGTCGGCGCCGCCTGGTACCGGATGCTGCCGCGGGACGACCCGGGTTTCGGCTACGTCGGCACCGGGGTTCCCGAGCTCATCATCGGCGTCCGCCCGATCTGGCGTGCCCACGGCGTCGGCCGGGCGCTTCTGCAGCGGCTGTGCGAGCATGCGGGAGCGCAGGGCTTCGCGCGCATCAGCCTGAGCGTCGAGCGCGGGAACTTCGCGTCGACGCTGTACCGCAGCGAGGGCTTCGCGGTCACGCAGAGCGGATCGGGCCGCGACACCATGGTCAAGCGCCTGCGCTGA
- a CDS encoding dihydrofolate reductase: MTAPIGLIWAEAHGGVIGADGGMPWHVPEDLAHFKALTLGAPVVMGRRTWESFPARFRPLPARRNIVITRQDDWTDAGADRCGSLEAALALADDGQPERIWVIGGGQLFREAIDLADLLEVTELDVAVEGDTVAPDRAGWVTVTTDPVDGWHTSGSGIRYRFLRLVRPAQRSAH, translated from the coding sequence ATGACGGCTCCGATCGGCCTGATCTGGGCCGAGGCGCACGGCGGGGTGATCGGCGCCGACGGCGGGATGCCATGGCACGTGCCGGAAGACCTCGCCCACTTCAAGGCGCTCACCCTCGGCGCGCCGGTGGTCATGGGCCGCCGCACGTGGGAGTCCTTCCCGGCGCGCTTCCGCCCGCTGCCCGCGCGGCGCAACATCGTGATCACCCGACAGGACGACTGGACGGATGCCGGCGCCGACCGCTGCGGATCGCTCGAGGCTGCGCTGGCTCTGGCAGACGACGGGCAGCCGGAACGCATCTGGGTGATCGGCGGCGGGCAGCTGTTCCGCGAAGCCATCGACCTCGCCGACCTCCTCGAGGTCACCGAGCTCGACGTCGCCGTCGAGGGGGACACCGTCGCGCCCGACCGAGCCGGGTGGGTCACGGTCACGACGGACCCGGTCGACGGCTGGCATACCTCCGGTTCCGGCATCCGTTACCGCTTCCTGCGACTGGTGCGACCGGCGCAGCGCAGCGCACACTGA
- a CDS encoding TIGR01777 family oxidoreductase, with amino-acid sequence MPEGRPAGDDGQRVVVAGASGLIGRALVDSLRADGVDVTTLVRRPPESAHEVEWLTTREPLDPAILQGARAVVGLNGASIGRFPWTPSYKGTLLWSRIAPTRALARAVRELGTDAPHLVSASAVGYYGSRPGVRLTEVASRGESFLADLCGEWEAAAYGAGTDAAVSVLRTAPAVHTHGVLKPLMLLTKLGLSGPIGRGTQAWPWISLEDEVRAIRHVIDARLTGPVNLSGPTRATANDLGFALAVRMNRPFLLRAPVWGMKLVLGADATEAILTADAHVVPDALEKSGFVFSHPTVEDAVVAAVPAAS; translated from the coding sequence TTGCCTGAAGGCCGTCCGGCGGGTGACGACGGTCAGCGGGTCGTCGTCGCCGGCGCGTCCGGCCTCATCGGCCGGGCGCTGGTCGACAGTCTGCGCGCCGACGGTGTCGATGTGACGACGCTCGTCCGTCGGCCCCCGGAGAGCGCGCACGAGGTCGAATGGCTCACGACGCGCGAGCCGCTGGATCCGGCGATCCTCCAGGGCGCTCGTGCGGTGGTCGGTCTCAACGGCGCGAGCATCGGGCGGTTCCCGTGGACTCCGTCGTACAAGGGCACCCTGCTGTGGTCGCGCATCGCGCCGACGCGGGCGCTCGCACGCGCGGTGCGTGAGCTGGGCACGGATGCCCCGCATCTCGTCTCGGCATCGGCGGTCGGCTACTATGGCTCGCGACCCGGCGTCCGCCTCACGGAAGTGGCGTCGCGCGGCGAGTCGTTCCTCGCGGACCTCTGCGGCGAGTGGGAGGCCGCGGCGTACGGCGCGGGGACGGATGCTGCGGTGTCGGTGCTCCGCACGGCGCCCGCCGTGCACACCCACGGCGTGCTGAAGCCCCTGATGCTCCTGACGAAGCTCGGTCTCTCGGGACCGATCGGTCGTGGGACGCAGGCGTGGCCGTGGATCTCGCTCGAGGACGAGGTTCGAGCGATCCGCCACGTCATCGACGCCCGGCTCACCGGTCCTGTGAACCTGTCGGGGCCCACGCGCGCCACAGCGAACGACCTCGGATTCGCGCTCGCGGTGCGGATGAACCGCCCGTTCCTGCTGCGCGCGCCGGTGTGGGGCATGAAGCTCGTGCTCGGCGCGGACGCCACGGAGGCGATCCTCACCGCCGACGCCCACGTGGTGCCCGACGCCCTCGAGAAGTCGGGGTTCGTGTTCTCGCACCCGACGGTGGAGGACGCGGTCGTCGCAGCCGTGCCCGCGGCATCCTGA
- a CDS encoding DUF4395 domain-containing protein: MSERTDAATPRGIDPRGLRFAAGITAVLLLIVVFLGLTGLSTAQTAQGWAITSASAAERLLDPAFLLLLVTTLLFLWGVLSPRTAPWGVLFRTVVAPRLAPPTELEDPRPPRFAQGVGLVVSALGLVLQLLGVPWALTIAAAAAFIAAFLNAVFGLCLGCQLYLLLQRAGIVGRARPASA; encoded by the coding sequence ATGTCTGAACGAACGGATGCTGCAACCCCGCGCGGTATCGATCCCCGCGGTCTCCGCTTCGCGGCCGGCATCACCGCCGTGCTGCTGCTCATCGTCGTGTTCCTCGGACTCACCGGGCTGTCGACCGCGCAGACTGCGCAGGGCTGGGCGATCACGTCGGCGAGCGCCGCCGAGCGGTTGCTCGACCCCGCGTTCCTGCTGCTGCTCGTGACGACCCTCCTTTTCCTGTGGGGCGTCCTCTCCCCCCGCACCGCGCCGTGGGGCGTGCTTTTCCGTACGGTCGTCGCTCCGCGCCTCGCTCCGCCGACTGAGCTCGAGGACCCGCGCCCGCCGCGCTTCGCGCAGGGCGTCGGCCTCGTCGTCTCGGCCCTCGGCCTCGTGCTGCAGCTGTTGGGTGTGCCGTGGGCGCTCACCATCGCCGCCGCGGCGGCGTTCATCGCGGCGTTCCTCAACGCCGTCTTCGGGCTCTGCCTCGGCTGCCAGCTGTACCTCCTGCTGCAGCGCGCCGGCATCGTGGGCCGCGCGCGTCCCGCGTCGGCCTGA